From a region of the Narcine bancroftii isolate sNarBan1 chromosome 5, sNarBan1.hap1, whole genome shotgun sequence genome:
- the guca1b gene encoding guanylyl cyclase-activating protein 2 isoform X1 encodes MGQSVSSGGQGEIGVAELQDWYKKFVTECPSGTLFFHEFKRFFGVLDNAEASEYIENMFRAFDKNGDNTIDFLEYVAALNLVLRGNLEHKLKWTFKVYDKDGNGCIDKTELLEIVESIYRLKKACHEVLDDGVPLLSPEEVVDRIFDLVDENGDGHLSLDEFVDGARKDSWVMKMLQMDVNPGSWISEQRRKSALF; translated from the exons ATGGGACAGAGCGTGAGCAGTGGAGGCCAAGGGGAGATCGGCGTGGCTGAGCTCCAGGACTGGTACAAGAAGTTTGTCACTGAGTGCCCCAGTGGCACGCTCTTCTTTCACGAATTTAAACGATTTTTTGGAGTCCTGGACAACGCAGAGGCGAGTGAATACATCGAGAACATGTTCCGGGCATTTGACAAGAACGGG GACAACACCATTGATTTCTTGGAATACGTGGCAGCCCTCAACCTGGTCCTAAGGGGCAACCTGGAACACAAGCTGAAGTGGACTTTCAAAGTGTATGATAAAGATGGGAATGGATGCATCGATAAGACGGAGCtcctggagattgtggag TCTATATACAGGCTGAAGAAGGCATGCCATGAAGTATTAGATGATGGTGTTCCTCTCCTGTCTCCAGAGGAAGTTGTAGATCGAATATTTGATTTAGTAGATGAAAACGGAGATG GTCACCTGTCCCTGGATGAGTTCGTCGATGGAGCTCGCAAAGATTCATGGGTGATGAAAATGCTTCAGATGGATGTAAATCCAGGCAGTTGGATCAGTGAGCAAAGACGTAAAAGTGCTTTGTTTTAA
- the guca1b gene encoding guanylyl cyclase-activating protein 2 isoform X2: protein MDQGNAKLRSPGENNLQSEKQVQHLWEDLAAVRARHRGMEVIVVPFRAALSPAPIPIKDNTIDFLEYVAALNLVLRGNLEHKLKWTFKVYDKDGNGCIDKTELLEIVESIYRLKKACHEVLDDGVPLLSPEEVVDRIFDLVDENGDGHLSLDEFVDGARKDSWVMKMLQMDVNPGSWISEQRRKSALF from the exons ATGGATCAAGGCAATGCAAAGCttcgttcccctggagaaaataacttacaatctgagaaacaagtACAGCACCTTTGGGAAGATTTGGCAGCCGTACGGGCACGACATAGGGGCATGGAAGTGATTGTTGTACCGTTCCGTGCTGCCCTCTCTCCCGCACCCATCCCGATCAAG GACAACACCATTGATTTCTTGGAATACGTGGCAGCCCTCAACCTGGTCCTAAGGGGCAACCTGGAACACAAGCTGAAGTGGACTTTCAAAGTGTATGATAAAGATGGGAATGGATGCATCGATAAGACGGAGCtcctggagattgtggag TCTATATACAGGCTGAAGAAGGCATGCCATGAAGTATTAGATGATGGTGTTCCTCTCCTGTCTCCAGAGGAAGTTGTAGATCGAATATTTGATTTAGTAGATGAAAACGGAGATG GTCACCTGTCCCTGGATGAGTTCGTCGATGGAGCTCGCAAAGATTCATGGGTGATGAAAATGCTTCAGATGGATGTAAATCCAGGCAGTTGGATCAGTGAGCAAAGACGTAAAAGTGCTTTGTTTTAA